In Solenopsis invicta isolate M01_SB chromosome 13, UNIL_Sinv_3.0, whole genome shotgun sequence, one DNA window encodes the following:
- the LOC105208144 gene encoding 40S ribosomal protein S9 — MVNGRIPSVFSKTYVTPRRPYEKARLDQELRIIGEYGLRNKREVWRVKYTLAKIRKAARELLTLEEKDPKRLFEGNALLRRLVRIGVLNEAHMKLDYVLGLKIEDFLERRLQTQVFKLGLAKSIHHARVLIRQRHIRVRKQVVNIPSFIVRLDSQKHIDFSLKSPFGGGRPGRVKRKNLRKGSGGAAPEEEED; from the exons ATGGTTAACGGAAGAATTCCGTCGGTCTTCTCCAAGACCTACGTCACGCCCAGACGGCCATACGAGAAAGCTCGTCTCGATCAGGAGTTACGCATCATCGGAGAATATGGTCTCCGTAACAAACGCGAAGTCTGGAGGGTCAAGTATACCTTGGCCAAGATCCGCAAGGCCGCTCGTGAGTTGCTCACGTTGGAAGAGAAGGACCCGAAGCGGCTTTTCGAAG GAAATGCCCTGTTGCGTCGTTTGGTAAGGATCGGTGTATTGAATGAAGCCCATATGAAGCTCGATTATGTGTTGGGTTTAAAGATTGAGGACTTCTTGGAGCGACGCCTGCAGACTCAAGTGTTCAAGTTGGGTCTTGCTAAGTCCATCCATCATGCTCGTGTGCTCATTCGCCAACGGCATATTCG CGTGCGCAAACAGGTGGTGAACATCCCATCGTTCATCGTACGACTGGACTCGCAGAAGCACATCGACTTCTCGCTTAAGTCACCCTTCGGCGGAGGCAGACCCGGTCGTGTTAAGAGGAAGAACCTGAGAAAGGGAAGCGGTGGTGCCGCACCGGAAGAGGAAGAGGATTAA
- the LOC105208143 gene encoding ubiquitin thioesterase OTU1 yields the protein MAGFVLRVKTKSGQKVVHGLTANDKVSQLKTKLAEVTGVPAAALQVLAGFPPKPVDLDTADVTIENVGIISGDTLIVEEKQIVFNRHEQRLDNLASNLGRSHIVDQENFANRPGVLMRKVVPADNSCLFTSVGYVLNGKVDTSCASFMREIIAYAVAANPSEYSEAFLGRPNADYCEWILKSDSWGGAIELSILSKFYGLEIAVIDSINAIINRFGEDRHYAQRVFLIFDGIHYDPLYLEPLDGGSIQTIFPTEDERMLLEAAQLAKEARSSRQFTDVQRFTLICIDCKITLNGQAAAQQHAKDTGHKNFGEVVA from the exons ATGGCGGGTTTCGTGCTCCGAGTGAAGACTAAATCGGGCCAGAAGGTTGTCCACGGTCTCACGGCCAACGACAAGGTGTCGCAGCTGAAGACGAAGCTCGCCGAGGTCACCGGGGTACCAGCTGCCGCTCTCCAGGTCCTAGCCGGTTTCCCGCCGAAGCCCGTCGATCTTGACACGGCCGACGTTACAATCGAGAACGTCGGCATCATCTCCGGAGATACCCTCATTGTCGAGGAAAAACAG ATCGTGTTCAATAGACATGAGCAGAGACTGGACAATCTTGCATCCAATCTCGGACGGTCGCATATCGTCGACCAGGAGAACTTTGCCAATAGACCAGGTGTTCTGATGAGAAAAGTTGTACCTGCTGACAATTCCTGTCTCTTCACCAGCGTGGGTTATGTCCTGAATG GCAAAGTGGATACTAGCTGTGCTAGTTTTATGAGGGAGATTATAGCATATGCGGTAGCAGCAAATCCAAGTGAATACTCTGAAGCATTTTTGGGTAGGCCCAATGCCGACTATTGCGAGTGGATTCTCAAATCTGATTCCTGGGGCGGCGCCATCGAACTATCGATCTTGTCCAAATTTTATGGTTTGGAAATAGCAGTGATCGATAGTATTAATGCAATCATCAATAGGTTTGGCGAGGATCGACATTATGCTCAAAGGGTCTTTCTCATATTCGATGGGATCCATTATGATCCTCTCTACCTGGAGCCGCTCGAT GGTGGCAGTATCCAAACGATCTTTCCCACCGAGGACGAAAGAATGCTGCTAGAAGCCGCTCAACTCGCAAAAGAAGCAAGATCGAGTCGCCAGTTCACAGACGTGCAAAGATTTACCCTGATATGCATCGACTGCAAGATCACACTAAACGGACAAGCGGCGGCGCAGCAGCACGCCAAGGACACCGGTCACAAGAATTTCGGCGAAGTAGTAGCGTAG
- the LOC105208140 gene encoding protein Lilipod produces the protein MEDDADLREQLFHNTVRENIIYLLLFLLLYISSYALIARFRRRDREDYLSVDEDEATVYRISLWLCTVALAISVGATLLLPVSIASNEVLILYPNSYYVKWLNSSLIQGLWNHVFLFSNLSLFVFLPFAYLFTESEGFEGHKKGVMARVYETVTVLCLLGTLVLGMTYVLSALLDYQNSSLHTLLNLWSYYLPFLYSCVSFVGVVMLLLCTPVGFVRLFDVVGSFLVKPQFLKNLDEEFFAYRLEEDCIRRRLQHVKATGKSYVSPVPMSTAASCAWSTHEDDEPLLCISPGLLCLKNGALQKGLSQRLDDVQKRRQLLDQQRRTWWVRRTLLYPVAMLALLVLSTATALLAVQNTLELLIGIKALPLSTRQFTLGISSLSKLGPVGAAIEVAVILYLAVTSAIGLYALPGVRIVQPRFRSTPLTHLIANCALLLVLSSALPLLSRILGMTNFDLLGDFGRIEWLGNFKLVLLYNLIFATAAISCLTTKFTATVRKEIYARLRSSLLGIFRTTSVTADAKKSSSGMFSMKED, from the exons ATGGAAGATGACGCTGACCTCAGGGAACAGTTGTTTCACAACACCGTGCGTGAGAACATA ATATACCTGCTGCTTTTCCTGCTGCTATACATATCGAGCTATGCGCTGATCGCGCGTTTTAGACGCCGGGATCGCGAGGACTATCTGTCGGTGGACGAGGATGAGGCCACCGTATATAGGATCAGCCTATGGCTGTGCACGGTCGCCCTGGCGATTTCCGTCGGCGCGACCCTCCTACTTCCGGTGTCTATCGCCAGTAATGAGGTCCTCATCCTGTACCCGAACAGCTACTACGTCAAGTGGCTCAACAGTTCCCTTATCCAAG GTCTATGGAACCATGTGTTCCTATTCTCGAACTTATCGCTCTTCGTGTTTCTGCCTTTCGCCTATCTCTTCACGGAGTCGGAGGGTTTCGAAGGCCATAAAAAG GGCGTGATGGCAAGGGTGTACGAGACGGTGACGGTTCTTTGTCTCTTGGGTACCCTCGTACTGGGAATGACCTATGTCTTGTCGGCCCTGTTAGATTATCAAAACTCAAGTTTGCATACTTTGCTCA ATTTATGGAGTTATTATTTGCCTTTTCTCTACTCCTGCGTCTCATTTGTCGGTGTAGTAATGTTATTAC TATGCACACCAGTGGGATTCGTGCGACTGTTCGACGTGGTGGGGTCGTTTCTTGTTAAACCCCAATTTCTGAAGAACTTGGATGAGGAGTTCTTTGCATACAGATTAGAGGAAGACTGTATTCGCAGAAG ATTGCAGCACGTGAAAGCTACGGGGAAGTCGTACGTATCGCCGGTGCCGATGTCGACGGCAGCGAGCTGCGCCTGGTCAACGCACGAGGACGACGAGCCACTATTGTGTATAAGTCCAGGTCTTCTGTGCCTAAAGAACGGTGCTCTGCAAAAGGGTCTTTCTCAACGACTGGACGACGTCCAGAAGCGGCGACAGCTGTTGGATCAACAGCGGAGGACTTGGTGGGTCCGGCGCACGCTACTTTACCCTGTGGCGATGCTGGCGTTGCTCGTTTTGTCCACCGCTACTGCTCTATTAGCGGTGCAAAATACTTTAGAATTGCTGATAGGCATCAAGGCATTACCGTTAAGCACGAGG CAATTTACGCTCGGTATCAGTTCGCTGTCCAAGCTCGGGCCCGTCGGTGCGGCCATTGAGGTTGCGGTGATCCTTTACTTAGCTGTGACTAGCGCGATCGGCTTGTATGCCTTACCGGGCGTGAGAATCGTCCAACCAAGATTTCGCTCCACTCCACTCACCCATCTCATCGCGAATTGCGCCCTTTTGCTCGTTCTAAGTTCGGCGTTACCGCTGTTATCGCGAATATTAG GGATGACAAACTTTGATCTGCTGGGTGATTTCGGCCGCATCGAGTGGCTTGGTAACTTTAAGCTTGTACTCCTTTATAATCTGATCTTCGCGACGGCGGCGATCAGCTGTTTGACCACTAAGTTCACGGCGACCGTGCGCAAGGAGATCTATGCCCGTCTGAGAAGCAGCCTGCTCGGCATCTTCAGAACTACCAGCGTCACCGCTGACGCGAAGAAATCATCGTCAGGGATGTTTTCTATGAAGGAAGATTAG